A segment of the Lelliottia amnigena genome:
CCGCGCACATAGTTGGTCTGCTTATCTTCACCGCCATACTCAACGCAGGCGTGGTGAATATCCAGCATGATGTGATGCAGACGCGCATCCACTTTCTCAGCTTTCCAGCCCAGACGCGCCGCGTTCTGCGCCATTTCCAGACCTGATGTCGCCACGCCGCCCGCGTTCGCCGCTTTTCCTGGCGCAAACAGCACGCCTGCTTCCAGGAACAAATCGGTCGCTTCGATGGTCGTCGGCATGTTCGCGCCTTCTGCAACCGCTTTTACGCCATTTGCGATGAGCTGCTGCGCCGCGTCGACGTCCAGCTCGTTTTGCGTTGCACACGGCAGGGCGATATCTGCCGGCACGGACCACGGCTGTTTGCCTTCCAGATAGGTCAGGCCAAACTCACGCGCATAGTCCGCCACGCGACCGTCGCGGCTGGCTTTGATTTCACACAGTCGGGCCAGTTTTTCTGTGGTGAAACCCGCTTCATCCACCACCGTGCCGCTGGAGTCAGAGGCGGTAATCACGCGCGCGCCAAACTGCATCGCTTTTTCAATCGCGTACTGCGCCACGTTCCCGGACCCCGACACTGCCACGCGCATCCCTTCAAAGCCCAACCCGTGGCGTTTTAACATCGCCTCGGTGAAATAGACCAGGCCATAGCCCGTCGCTTCCGGACGGATCAAGCTGCCGCCAAAGGAGAGTCCTTTACCCGTGAACACGCAGGCGCTGTTATTGGAGAGCTTTTTCATCATCCCGGCCATAAAGCCAACTTCACGCCCGCCCACGCCGATATCGCCCGCCGGTACGTCGGTGTCAGGCCCAAGATGGCGATACAGTTCGGTCATCAGCGCCTGGCAGAAACGCATCACTTCGCCTTCGCTTTTGCCTTTCGGATCAAAATCGCTGCCGCCTTTCCCACCGCCCATCGGCAGCGTGGTGAGCGCATTCTTGAGCGTCTGCTCAAAGCCCAGGAATTTCAGAATCGATAAATTCACTGAAGGGTGGAAACGCATCCCGCCCTTAAACGGGCCGATAGCGGAGTTAAACTGGACGCGCCATGCACGGTT
Coding sequences within it:
- the gdhA gene encoding glutamate dehydrogenase; translation: MFKAATPHQSEFAQAVREVMTTLWPFLEENPRYRQMSLLERLVEPERVIQFRVVWVDDRNQVQVNRAWRVQFNSAIGPFKGGMRFHPSVNLSILKFLGFEQTLKNALTTLPMGGGKGGSDFDPKGKSEGEVMRFCQALMTELYRHLGPDTDVPAGDIGVGGREVGFMAGMMKKLSNNSACVFTGKGLSFGGSLIRPEATGYGLVYFTEAMLKRHGLGFEGMRVAVSGSGNVAQYAIEKAMQFGARVITASDSSGTVVDEAGFTTEKLARLCEIKASRDGRVADYAREFGLTYLEGKQPWSVPADIALPCATQNELDVDAAQQLIANGVKAVAEGANMPTTIEATDLFLEAGVLFAPGKAANAGGVATSGLEMAQNAARLGWKAEKVDARLHHIMLDIHHACVEYGGEDKQTNYVRGANIAGFVKVADAMIGQGVI